From a region of the Helianthus annuus cultivar XRQ/B chromosome 5, HanXRQr2.0-SUNRISE, whole genome shotgun sequence genome:
- the LOC110943374 gene encoding lisH domain-containing protein C1711.05-like: MRDVHLLFGQSTPFLHMQMHEGLLDQNGLRKTTQSKPILHMQMHTPTNSAFCDDKNVCESPVFVPELKKNSFGKFLTEEIPEFIPSRTGVTDSEKKAAEDHSKEDSSLTASEKQKETSIPDEEQKSETSSEDQTTEGECFEDSSDETIEDQDSESSSEDQSCSDSSYEASEELNSSEYQTSESSTDSDNDEECSEDESRLDYLKKSVKNLVNSTAYF; this comes from the exons ATGAGAGATGTGCACCTCCTTTTTGGCCAATCAACACCCTTCTTACACATGCAAATGCATGAAGGCTTATTGGACCAAAATGGTCTTAGAAAGACCACCCAATCAAAACCCATCTTACACATGCAAATGCAT actCCAACAAATTCTGCATTTTGTGATGATAAAAATGTGtgtgaatctcctgtatttgtgccagaattgAAAAAGAATAGCTTTGGAAAATTCCTCACCGAGGAAATTCCAGAATTTATTCCATCTCGAACAGGTGTGACAGATTCAGAAAAGAAAGCTGCTGAAGATCACAGCAAAGAAGACTCAAGCCTTACTGCCTCAGAAAAGCAAAAAGAGACTTCAATTCCTGATGAAGAGCAAAAATCAGAAACTTCAAGTGAAGATCAAACAACAGAAGGTGAGTGCTTCGAAGATTCAAGTGACGAAACAATTGAAGATCAAGATTCAGAAAGTTCAAGTGAGGATCAAAGCTGCAGTGATTCAAGCTACGAAGCAAGTGAAGAGCTAAACTCTAGTGAATATCAAACATCAGAAAGCTCAACAGATTCCGACAACGATGAAGAATGTTCAGAAGATGAAAGTCGA CTTGATTATCTtaagaaatctgttaaaaatctCGTTAATTCAACAGCTTATTTTTGA